A single SAR202 cluster bacterium DNA region contains:
- the rpsP gene encoding 30S ribosomal protein S16, whose protein sequence is MLRIRLRRVGAKKKPSYRIVVADQHASRNGAFVDQIGHYDPMINPPAVTIDEEKTLKWLRTGAQPSESVAQILKKTGVLEKVKQA, encoded by the coding sequence ATGTTGCGAATTCGCCTACGTCGCGTAGGTGCCAAGAAGAAGCCCAGCTACAGGATCGTCGTCGCGGACCAGCACGCATCCCGCAACGGCGCCTTTGTGGACCAGATCGGGCACTATGACCCTATGATCAACCCTCCCGCCGTCACCATAGATGAGGAAAAGACGCTCAAGTGGCTCCGCACCGGCGCGCAGCCCAGCGAGTCCGTCGCGCAGATCCTCAAGAAGACCGGTGTCCTCGAAAAGGTCAAGCAGGCCTGA
- a CDS encoding KH domain-containing protein encodes MKELVEYIARSIATHPDQVQVTEETSGGRIILRLTVSPEDKGKIIGREGTVAQSIRALLRVAAVKQGTRAVLEID; translated from the coding sequence ATGAAAGAGCTCGTCGAGTACATAGCGCGCTCGATCGCAACCCATCCGGACCAGGTCCAGGTAACAGAGGAGACCTCCGGAGGGAGGATAATCCTGCGCCTGACCGTTTCACCGGAGGACAAGGGCAAGATCATCGGGCGCGAGGGCACGGTGGCGCAGTCCATTCGCGCCCTCCTCCGTGTCGCCGCTGTAAAACAGGGTACGCGCGCGGTCCTCGAAATAGACTGA
- the rimM gene encoding 16S rRNA processing protein RimM, translated as MTSPQLPAQDQQRHGPATPPDGHIVVGKVVSPWGISGELKVESMTDVPGRLDKGSQVQLNGRPAIIVSSRQAKGLHIVELDTVPDRNTAETLHGALLTIPQDQTPRLPDGTFYHYEILGIDVRTEGGEPLGQVTEIMTTGGNDVYVVSGADSQDILLPAVKDVVLHIDVGKRQMVVRLIEGLR; from the coding sequence CTGACCTCTCCGCAATTGCCAGCACAAGACCAGCAACGCCACGGACCCGCGACCCCGCCCGACGGCCATATCGTCGTTGGGAAAGTCGTGAGTCCGTGGGGCATTTCCGGCGAGCTCAAGGTAGAGTCTATGACCGACGTGCCGGGCCGCCTTGACAAAGGGAGCCAGGTCCAACTGAACGGCCGCCCGGCCATAATCGTATCGTCGCGACAGGCCAAGGGACTGCACATAGTCGAGCTCGATACCGTGCCCGACCGCAACACGGCCGAGACACTTCACGGCGCGCTTCTCACCATTCCACAGGACCAGACCCCCAGGCTCCCTGACGGCACCTTCTACCACTACGAGATCCTCGGCATTGACGTCCGGACCGAAGGCGGTGAGCCGCTGGGGCAGGTCACGGAGATCATGACCACGGGCGGGAACGACGTTTACGTCGTGTCCGGCGCGGACAGCCAGGACATCCTTTTGCCCGCCGTCAAGGACGTTGTGCTGCATATCGACGTGGGCAAGCGCCAAATGGTTGTACGGCTCATCGAAGGGCTGCGGTAG
- a CDS encoding YebC/PmpR family DNA-binding transcriptional regulator codes for MSGHSKWATIKHAKAATDQKRGALFTKLSKEIIVAARMGGGDPEGNFRLRLAVQKARDSNMPVDNINRAIKKGTGEMKDGEVPVEMVYEGYGPGGIAIIVQAVSDNRNRTVSDIRSNFTKRGGSLAESGAVSWQFAQKGVLTADIGSPDKADDMTLTAIDAGADDINAESTTLTVYCPPETMEKVRRSLTEAGATVSSAELSMVPKVMVPMDEKSALSALKLLDILEDLDDVQKVFSNGDFPDSAIEQYRNGN; via the coding sequence ATGTCAGGTCACTCAAAATGGGCAACGATAAAACACGCGAAGGCAGCCACCGATCAGAAACGTGGCGCCCTTTTCACCAAGCTGTCCAAGGAGATAATCGTTGCCGCGCGCATGGGCGGCGGTGACCCGGAAGGCAACTTCAGGCTGCGGCTCGCGGTGCAAAAGGCCCGCGACAGCAATATGCCTGTCGATAACATCAACCGCGCAATCAAGAAGGGCACCGGAGAGATGAAGGACGGCGAAGTGCCCGTTGAGATGGTGTACGAGGGCTACGGCCCCGGCGGCATCGCCATCATAGTACAGGCCGTCAGCGACAACCGAAACCGCACCGTCTCCGACATTCGCTCCAACTTCACCAAGCGCGGAGGCTCCCTTGCGGAGAGCGGCGCGGTCTCCTGGCAGTTTGCGCAGAAAGGCGTCCTCACGGCGGACATCGGCAGCCCGGACAAAGCGGATGACATGACGCTCACGGCAATAGACGCCGGCGCAGACGACATCAATGCCGAGAGCACAACGCTCACTGTCTACTGCCCCCCGGAAACCATGGAGAAGGTGAGGCGGTCCCTAACCGAGGCCGGCGCCACAGTCTCGTCTGCGGAGCTCTCGATGGTCCCCAAAGTGATGGTGCCGATGGATGAGAAATCCGCGCTGTCAGCCCTGAAGTTGCTGGACATACTGGAGGACCTGGACGATGTCCAGAAGGTCTTCTCCAACGGCGACTTCCCAGACTCGGCGATAGAGCAGTACCGGAACGGTAACTAA
- the ruvC gene encoding crossover junction endodeoxyribonuclease RuvC: protein MRILGIDPGTYKMGVAVVEYDGARYSALYFDVITTPLKQPLSRRLDCIFERLTDIVDRWKPTEVALEEPFAAKNIKAALATGQAQAIALLVAARAGLDASVYAPAQVKRAVVDYGVGTKEQVQEMVQIILGLDSTPKSTDAADALAVAICHINGARASEIEMRE from the coding sequence ATGCGCATCCTCGGAATCGACCCGGGGACATACAAAATGGGCGTCGCGGTAGTGGAGTACGACGGCGCGCGTTACAGCGCCCTCTATTTTGATGTAATCACAACGCCTTTGAAGCAGCCCCTGTCGCGCAGGCTGGACTGCATTTTTGAGCGCCTGACAGACATCGTCGACCGGTGGAAGCCCACCGAAGTCGCCCTTGAGGAGCCCTTCGCCGCGAAGAACATCAAGGCGGCGCTGGCGACAGGACAGGCCCAGGCGATCGCTCTCCTTGTCGCCGCCCGGGCCGGCCTGGACGCAAGCGTCTACGCACCGGCACAGGTGAAGCGTGCCGTAGTAGACTACGGCGTGGGAACAAAGGAGCAGGTCCAGGAGATGGTCCAGATAATCCTGGGCCTTGATTCCACACCAAAGTCAACGGACGCCGCGGACGCTCTGGCCGTAGCCATCTGCCACATCAACGGCGCACGGGCATCCGAAATTGAGATGCGCGAGTAA
- the ruvA gene encoding Holliday junction branch migration protein RuvA, with protein sequence MITGIEGKLVNIGIGWVEVFVGGFTLRVNVPVPMADSVGAIGETVRLYTSFQVREDGMSLYGFSNTEYRQAFEALLTVNGVGNKVAMSVLSRLSPESLAAAVATGDTDAFKGIPGVGPKTGSRIVLELKGKLNIELTAAPAAAGEGDVLQALTALGYTVAEATQAAASVPKGAGLTFEDRVRMSLQFLAGR encoded by the coding sequence ATGATAACTGGAATTGAAGGCAAGCTGGTGAACATCGGCATCGGCTGGGTGGAGGTCTTCGTAGGCGGCTTCACCTTACGGGTCAACGTGCCGGTTCCCATGGCGGACTCCGTCGGGGCGATCGGCGAGACTGTGAGGCTCTACACCTCGTTCCAGGTGCGTGAAGACGGCATGTCGCTCTACGGCTTCAGCAACACCGAGTACCGGCAGGCATTCGAGGCGTTGCTCACAGTTAATGGAGTCGGCAACAAGGTGGCCATGTCCGTCCTCTCCCGCCTCTCGCCGGAATCGCTTGCCGCGGCAGTGGCGACGGGCGACACGGATGCCTTCAAGGGCATCCCGGGTGTCGGCCCCAAGACCGGCAGCCGCATCGTACTCGAGCTCAAGGGCAAGCTCAACATCGAGCTCACTGCCGCGCCGGCGGCGGCGGGGGAGGGGGATGTTTTGCAGGCGCTTACGGCGTTGGGGTACACCGTAGCGGAGGCGACGCAGGCGGCGGCGTCAGTACCGAAGGGCGCGGGGTTGACATTTGAGGACAGGGTGCGCATGAGCCTGCAGTTCCTGGCGGGGCGGTAG
- a CDS encoding class I SAM-dependent methyltransferase, whose protein sequence is MESNPYDSCADVYDAIYSYVQDDIPFYVEEAVESVGPVLELGCGTGRVAIPIAEAGVEVVGLDFSKQMLQVARRKAKQAMPRGESKLTLVHGDMRDFSLDRKFKLVIIPFRGFLSLLTVDDQVKCLETIRRHLEPDGRLIFDIFVPDPQMLAQDEDIAYHLRDVEDGEGGKIVLWHQTRYDHYSQAMSVRVTADVVAPGGDVSRRIYREFDLRYAHRWEMHHLLRTCGYEVLDLFGDFGMSPFEEGSEEMIWVARAAR, encoded by the coding sequence ATGGAGAGCAATCCTTACGATTCATGCGCGGACGTTTACGATGCCATCTACTCGTACGTACAGGATGACATACCCTTCTACGTGGAAGAGGCCGTCGAGTCCGTAGGGCCGGTGCTGGAGCTGGGGTGCGGGACGGGCAGGGTGGCTATTCCGATCGCCGAGGCGGGCGTGGAGGTTGTGGGGCTGGACTTTTCGAAGCAGATGCTCCAGGTAGCGCGGCGCAAAGCGAAGCAGGCGATGCCACGAGGCGAGAGCAAGCTGACGCTCGTGCACGGCGATATGCGGGACTTCTCTCTCGACCGCAAGTTCAAGCTCGTTATCATTCCCTTCAGGGGATTCCTCTCGCTACTCACTGTGGACGACCAGGTGAAGTGCCTGGAGACGATCAGGCGCCACCTTGAGCCGGACGGGCGGCTGATCTTCGATATCTTCGTGCCGGACCCGCAGATGCTGGCGCAGGACGAGGACATCGCCTACCACCTCAGGGACGTCGAGGACGGGGAGGGTGGGAAGATCGTCCTGTGGCACCAGACAAGGTACGACCACTACAGCCAGGCCATGTCCGTGCGGGTTACCGCGGACGTGGTCGCGCCCGGAGGGGACGTTTCCCGCCGCATCTACCGCGAATTCGACCTCCGCTACGCGCATCGCTGGGAGATGCACCACCTTCTCCGCACCTGCGGCTACGAAGTGCTTGACCTGTTCGGGGACTTTGGGATGTCGCCGTTTGAGGAGGGGAGCGAAGAGATGATATGGGTGGCGCGCGCCGCACGCTGA
- a CDS encoding trypsin-like serine protease: protein MSRKHIFSLALPFVSLLSIIAVAACGDASPTATPTSEPASPATIPPEVATQTPAPPAEPTSAGAQGSAPTQTARPIDIMSPAQASTATPPVVAPSATAAPAPTAAPPVPTPTPLPAAVVDQIMGHPDAVAAAVDQAMSSLYERVLPSVVHIRVQRRTTSGAFVDLGEGSGFVWDKQGHIVTNNHVVSGAARVIVIFHDGTEANATVLGVDPYADLAALKVDLPAERLTPVALGDDSEVKVGQMAIAIGNPFGQDFTMTKGIVSALGRTIEGLVASYTNPEIIQTDAPINPGNSGGPLLDRLGRVIGINTQIISETGGSAGIGFAVPVDTAKRVVPDLISKGKYEYAYLGISGGDLYPELAAALGVETTLKGIYMEQVFTGGPASQAGLMATTITSDARGNPVVRRGDIILALDGVPMKSMKDLSAHMVRHRRPGDTVKVTILRASGITVTVDVVVSVRPISQLTDNH from the coding sequence ATGTCACGAAAGCACATATTCAGTCTCGCGTTGCCCTTCGTTTCTCTCCTGAGCATTATTGCCGTCGCCGCGTGCGGCGACGCCTCACCCACTGCCACGCCTACGTCCGAGCCTGCGTCGCCAGCGACGATTCCGCCTGAAGTTGCGACCCAGACGCCGGCCCCTCCCGCGGAGCCTACGTCCGCCGGCGCCCAGGGCTCCGCGCCGACGCAGACCGCGCGGCCGATCGACATCATGTCGCCTGCCCAGGCGTCCACGGCAACGCCGCCGGTCGTTGCGCCGTCGGCAACGGCCGCTCCCGCGCCAACGGCTGCGCCTCCGGTCCCGACGCCCACGCCGCTGCCCGCAGCGGTGGTGGACCAGATCATGGGGCACCCGGACGCCGTGGCGGCCGCCGTGGACCAGGCGATGAGCAGCCTTTACGAGCGCGTGCTGCCTTCAGTGGTCCACATCCGCGTCCAGCGGCGGACGACTTCCGGCGCGTTCGTGGACCTGGGCGAGGGCTCCGGCTTCGTTTGGGACAAGCAGGGCCACATTGTGACGAACAATCACGTTGTCAGCGGCGCAGCGCGCGTAATCGTCATTTTCCACGACGGCACGGAGGCGAACGCGACGGTGCTCGGCGTCGATCCTTATGCTGACCTTGCGGCGCTGAAGGTTGACCTGCCGGCCGAGCGGCTGACGCCTGTTGCACTCGGCGACGACAGCGAGGTAAAGGTCGGACAGATGGCGATAGCCATCGGCAACCCCTTCGGCCAGGACTTCACGATGACGAAGGGCATTGTGAGCGCCCTCGGCCGCACCATTGAGGGGCTGGTGGCATCGTACACGAACCCCGAGATCATCCAGACAGACGCGCCGATCAACCCGGGCAACTCCGGTGGGCCTTTGCTTGACAGGCTGGGGCGCGTGATCGGCATCAACACACAGATCATCAGCGAGACGGGCGGCTCGGCGGGCATCGGCTTCGCGGTGCCTGTGGACACGGCGAAGCGGGTGGTCCCCGACCTCATCTCGAAGGGCAAGTACGAGTACGCCTACCTGGGGATCAGCGGCGGCGACCTCTACCCGGAGCTGGCCGCGGCGCTGGGAGTGGAGACGACCCTCAAGGGCATCTACATGGAGCAGGTATTCACCGGAGGGCCGGCCAGCCAGGCCGGGCTGATGGCGACGACGATCACAAGCGACGCCCGCGGCAACCCGGTGGTCCGGCGCGGCGACATTATCCTGGCGCTCGACGGCGTGCCGATGAAGTCGATGAAGGACCTCAGCGCGCACATGGTCAGGCACCGCAGGCCGGGCGACACGGTAAAGGTCACGATTTTGAGGGCGAGCGGCATTACTGTGACCGTGGACGTGGTCGTTTCCGTGCGGCCGATATCGCAGCTGACGGACAACCATTAA